In the genome of Candidatus Methylacidiphilales bacterium, one region contains:
- a CDS encoding DUF3431 domain-containing protein, with protein sequence MIDLVVARYAEDVSWMGNIPAAVRVHLYNKGKTLPGGIDLPNAGREAHTYLHHIVTQYEHLADLTVFCQGKPFDHAHDFHRVLRDLNSGARAVENFLWLGFLIDTDDKNGRRLFVPWSKNPGRCELPMEEFYTALFGQECPEGFRFYAGAQFAVTSACIRGRPRSFYERVLELALRMELAPHCLERVWDRVFGVTGAADEILDGKETVYLKPIKRLIAPSES encoded by the coding sequence ATGATCGATCTCGTTGTAGCGCGTTACGCAGAAGACGTTTCCTGGATGGGCAACATCCCCGCCGCCGTGCGGGTTCATCTGTATAATAAAGGAAAGACCTTGCCGGGTGGAATTGATTTGCCCAACGCCGGTCGCGAGGCCCACACCTATCTGCATCATATTGTAACACAGTATGAGCACCTGGCCGACCTGACGGTTTTTTGCCAGGGCAAGCCCTTTGATCATGCCCATGATTTTCACCGCGTGCTGCGGGACCTCAACTCGGGCGCGCGCGCGGTGGAGAATTTTCTGTGGCTGGGCTTTTTGATCGATACGGACGACAAAAACGGACGGCGGCTGTTTGTGCCCTGGAGCAAAAATCCCGGCCGCTGTGAGTTGCCTATGGAAGAATTTTATACGGCGCTGTTCGGGCAGGAGTGCCCGGAAGGGTTCCGTTTTTATGCGGGCGCGCAATTTGCGGTGACATCGGCTTGCATTCGCGGACGGCCAAGGTCTTTTTATGAAAGGGTGCTGGAGCTGGCGCTCCGGATGGAATTGGCGCCACACTGTCTGGAACGCGTCTGGGACCGGGTGTTTGGGGTAACGGGTGCGGCGGATGAAATATTGGACGGGAAGGAAACGGTTTATCTGAAACCTATCAAACGATTGATTGCTCCGTCTGAGTCATAG
- a CDS encoding ABC transporter ATP-binding protein, translating into MIPSRTVPDIISASNLVYSYGKTTRALDGVSLGFPPGRISGLLGPNGSGKSTLFKLMTTLLRVQKGELLVCGHSVSTRQHLVRQKLGVVFQSPALDKKLTSRENLIHQGHLYGLRGPDLAARIEHWSAVLGIAPRLDEIVEKLSGGLQRRVEIAKALLHDPEILLMDEPSNGLDPLVRRDLWKTLKQLISKSRKTIVLSTHLMDEARLCHHLVMLDKGRVVGSGSPEEMIDEMGSVLVRIESEKPRSLLGKLQEDPGVDGKIVEGIIRIETQGMPAGRNLIAKIIKAYSPEIQSISLSKPTLEDVFVARAGRNWHDDEETDK; encoded by the coding sequence GTGATACCTTCACGCACCGTGCCCGATATCATCTCAGCCTCAAATCTCGTTTACAGCTATGGCAAAACAACACGCGCCCTCGACGGGGTGTCGCTGGGCTTCCCGCCGGGCAGGATTTCAGGACTCCTGGGCCCGAACGGGAGCGGCAAATCCACTTTGTTCAAATTGATGACCACCCTGTTGCGTGTGCAGAAAGGGGAGTTGCTGGTCTGCGGCCATTCCGTGAGCACCCGCCAGCACCTGGTCCGGCAAAAGCTCGGCGTGGTGTTTCAATCTCCCGCGCTCGACAAAAAACTGACCTCGCGCGAAAACCTGATCCATCAGGGCCATTTGTACGGCTTGCGGGGACCGGACCTTGCAGCCCGCATCGAACATTGGTCCGCAGTCCTTGGGATTGCGCCCCGGCTTGATGAGATCGTGGAAAAGTTGTCAGGCGGCCTGCAGCGCCGGGTAGAGATTGCAAAAGCGCTTCTTCACGATCCCGAAATCCTCCTCATGGACGAGCCTTCCAACGGCCTGGATCCCCTGGTGCGGCGGGATTTGTGGAAAACCCTCAAACAACTTATCTCCAAATCCCGCAAAACGATTGTTCTCTCGACTCATTTGATGGACGAAGCCCGCCTCTGCCATCATCTTGTGATGCTCGACAAGGGCAGGGTCGTGGGCAGCGGCTCGCCGGAGGAAATGATCGATGAGATGGGTTCCGTGCTGGTGCGCATCGAATCGGAAAAACCGAGGAGTTTGCTTGGAAAACTTCAGGAGGATCCCGGAGTGGACGGGAAAATCGTGGAAGGCATCATCCGCATCGAGACGCAGGGCATGCCCGCGGGACGGAATCTGATCGCAAAAATCATCAAGGCGTACAGCCCGGAAATACAGTCCATCAGCCTGTCCAAACCGACTTTGGAAGATGTGTTTGTTGCGCGGGCAGGCCGCAATTGGCACGATGACGAGGAAACCGATAAATGA